One segment of Nostoc flagelliforme CCNUN1 DNA contains the following:
- the fbp gene encoding class 1 fructose-bisphosphatase, giving the protein MAKAPDSIESSINEITDKSLDRDCTTLSRHVLQQLQSFSPDAQDLSALMNRIALAGKLVARRMSRAGLMEGVLGFTGEVNVQGESVKKMDVYANDVFISVFKQSGLVCRLASEEMEKPYYIPENCPIGRYTLLYDPIDGSSNTDNNLSLGSIFAIRQQEGTDSDHKAADLLTNGRKQLAAGYILYGPSTMLVYTIGKGVHSFVLDPSLGEFILTEENIRIPNHGSVYSVNEGNFWQWEESIREYIRYVHRTEGYSARYSGAMVSDIHRILVQGGVFLYPGTIQNPEGKLRLLYETAPLAFLIEQAGGRATTGLMDILDVVPKKLHQRTPLIIGSKEDVAKVESFIQNGH; this is encoded by the coding sequence ATGGCTAAAGCGCCAGATTCAATAGAATCGTCTATCAATGAAATTACAGACAAATCCCTAGATCGTGATTGTACAACCTTATCGCGTCACGTCTTACAGCAACTTCAGAGTTTTTCGCCAGATGCACAGGATTTAAGTGCGCTGATGAATCGCATCGCCTTGGCCGGCAAACTGGTTGCTCGCCGCATGAGTCGCGCTGGTTTAATGGAAGGCGTTCTGGGATTTACTGGGGAAGTTAATGTGCAAGGAGAATCCGTCAAAAAGATGGATGTTTATGCCAATGATGTATTTATCTCAGTTTTTAAGCAAAGCGGCTTAGTCTGTCGCCTAGCTTCTGAGGAAATGGAAAAACCCTACTATATCCCGGAAAATTGCCCGATTGGTCGCTATACCCTGCTATATGACCCAATTGATGGCTCATCCAATACTGATAATAATCTCAGCTTAGGTTCCATTTTCGCCATTCGCCAACAAGAAGGAACTGATAGCGATCACAAGGCAGCTGACCTCCTCACCAACGGACGTAAGCAACTCGCTGCCGGATACATTCTATATGGCCCCAGCACAATGCTGGTTTATACTATAGGTAAGGGGGTTCATTCCTTTGTCCTTGATCCCAGCTTAGGAGAATTTATTCTCACAGAAGAAAACATTCGGATTCCTAACCACGGTTCTGTTTACAGCGTGAATGAGGGTAACTTCTGGCAGTGGGAAGAATCAATTCGAGAATACATCCGCTACGTTCATCGCACAGAAGGCTACAGCGCTCGTTATAGCGGCGCAATGGTGAGCGACATCCATAGAATTTTGGTTCAAGGTGGGGTGTTTCTCTACCCAGGCACAATTCAAAACCCAGAAGGTAAATTGCGCTTGCTTTATGAAACTGCTCCTCTAGCCTTTTTGATTGAACAAGCAGGTGGTCGCGCCACTACAGGACTGATGGATATCTTGGATGTGGTGCCGAAAAAATTGCATCAACGCACACCTTTAATTATTGGTAGCAAAGAGGATGTAGCAAAGGTGGAGTCTTTTATTCAAAACGGACACTAG
- a CDS encoding two-partner secretion domain-containing protein yields the protein MTENLRGSCWLLKLMISLAISGAYLNIGDCAFAQITPDSTLPNNSTFEQNTGIIEGGTQAGSNLFHSFEQFSVPTGSQAYFNNAIEIQNIISRVTGGSASMIDGLIKANGSANLFFLNSNGIIFGPNAQLDIKGSFVATTANRLKFADGALFSTFPPQSTPLLTVSVPIGLQFEGAAGEIRVEGSDLKVQPGRTLAFVGGDVTLQGGERAALKPRQPNLATPGGRIELGSVAGVGEVSLNQKDNNWELGYASVNNFGNIRLEDGVYVAVSGAGGGDVQIQSNNLALTEGSLIYADTEGTEAGGEVLVHTTKAVTLTEGSQITADVIPGATGTGGDVTIETGQLSIQGDGSRIRAGTLGKGRGGQLTVRASEFVELSGTTRSGLFTQTLGAGDAGNLTIATRRLSSQNGARVSTSTQGEGQGGNLTVTATDSVEVIGIGSGLFTQTQGAKDAGNLVIDTRRLSVRNGAQVSTSTLGKGQGGSLFVAASDLVELQGTGISSNRQEFPSFLSTQTTNVGDAGNLTINTRQLIVGNGAQIVTGSFGQGKGGDIRVDATEAVNVFGVGTDATASGLFSRTDQRGQGGNIIINTNAFRVSGNGVVDARTLGGGNAGNITVNANTLEAVNGGQILANAFTGSSGFAGDITINATERVTISGSAPFKRLVPSSRGVVEDESVNSGLFVRSQGSGSAGNLQVKSPFIRLDNGGEITAETASGNGGDITLHGLDLLLLSGNSRISATAGTNQQGGNGGNITIDAPDGFIVAKPNENSDITANAYNGNGGTVKINATKIFGIAPLTEEDLKRLRPTDLDPRKLQTNDITAISQIRPDLSGIVEINTLDVDPYQGLINLPAVPVDTQVSQVCQARTAQNQSSFTITGRGGLPPNPRTEPLTPDLVQVDRVTVNPKGENHFSTSVSTQANSSSPAPIVEAQGWMINAKGEVVLTANAPTTTLHSSWQNPVNCRSDF from the coding sequence ATGACTGAAAACTTACGCGGTTCGTGCTGGCTTTTAAAGCTAATGATTTCTTTAGCTATTAGTGGCGCATACCTCAATATTGGGGATTGCGCCTTTGCTCAAATTACGCCTGATAGCACTTTACCCAATAATTCCACATTCGAGCAGAATACCGGAATTATTGAAGGAGGGACTCAAGCTGGAAGTAATCTTTTCCACAGTTTTGAGCAGTTTTCTGTACCCACTGGCAGTCAGGCTTACTTCAACAACGCAATAGAAATTCAAAATATCATCAGCCGCGTCACAGGTGGTTCTGCTTCTATGATTGACGGTCTGATTAAAGCCAATGGCTCTGCTAACTTGTTTTTTCTCAATTCCAATGGAATTATTTTTGGGCCTAATGCCCAATTGGACATCAAGGGTTCTTTTGTTGCAACTACAGCAAACCGCCTCAAATTTGCAGATGGCGCTCTGTTTAGCACCTTTCCTCCCCAAAGCACACCTCTGCTAACGGTAAGTGTTCCCATTGGCTTGCAATTTGAGGGAGCAGCAGGAGAGATTCGTGTAGAAGGATCTGACCTAAAAGTGCAGCCTGGTAGAACTTTAGCATTTGTGGGCGGTGATGTGACATTACAGGGAGGTGAACGAGCAGCTTTAAAACCACGACAACCGAATTTGGCAACTCCAGGAGGACGGATTGAGCTAGGTAGTGTGGCTGGTGTTGGAGAAGTGAGCTTGAACCAGAAAGATAACAATTGGGAACTGGGGTACGCCTCTGTAAATAATTTTGGCAATATTCGATTGGAAGACGGAGTATATGTCGCTGTTAGCGGTGCTGGCGGTGGTGATGTTCAGATTCAGAGCAATAATTTGGCTTTAACTGAAGGCTCATTGATTTATGCGGACACAGAAGGTACAGAGGCTGGTGGAGAGGTGCTTGTCCACACAACAAAGGCGGTGACTCTCACTGAGGGTTCGCAGATTACAGCCGATGTTATTCCAGGAGCGACTGGAACCGGGGGAGATGTGACGATTGAAACTGGACAGTTGAGTATTCAGGGGGATGGGTCAAGGATAAGAGCTGGCACCTTGGGCAAGGGACGGGGGGGACAGCTTACCGTTCGCGCCTCGGAATTTGTGGAACTATCAGGAACAACAAGAAGCGGCTTGTTTACTCAAACTTTAGGTGCTGGAGATGCTGGAAACTTGACAATTGCCACTCGAAGGTTAAGTTCTCAGAATGGAGCGCGAGTATCAACTTCTACTCAAGGCGAGGGACAGGGGGGAAATTTGACTGTAACCGCCACCGATTCCGTAGAAGTTATTGGTATTGGTAGCGGCTTGTTTACTCAAACTCAAGGTGCTAAAGATGCTGGAAACTTGGTAATTGATACCAGACGCTTGAGTGTCCGGAATGGAGCACAAGTATCAACTTCTACTCTAGGCAAGGGGCAAGGAGGAAGTTTATTTGTGGCTGCTAGCGATTTGGTGGAATTACAAGGAACAGGAATATCATCTAATAGGCAGGAATTCCCTAGTTTTTTATCTACTCAAACAACAAATGTTGGAGATGCTGGTAATTTGACGATTAACACTAGGCAGTTAATTGTGGGAAATGGCGCACAGATAGTTACTGGTTCTTTCGGTCAAGGAAAAGGTGGAGACATAAGGGTTGATGCAACTGAAGCTGTTAATGTTTTTGGAGTTGGCACAGATGCAACGGCAAGTGGATTATTTTCACGTACCGATCAAAGGGGGCAGGGAGGAAACATCATTATTAATACCAATGCTTTCCGGGTATCAGGCAATGGGGTTGTAGATGCCCGCACTCTAGGTGGAGGAAATGCTGGCAATATCACTGTGAACGCAAATACTTTGGAAGCGGTTAATGGCGGACAAATCCTTGCCAATGCTTTCACAGGCAGCAGTGGGTTTGCAGGTGATATCACAATTAATGCTACTGAGAGGGTGACTATATCTGGCAGTGCTCCCTTCAAACGGCTTGTCCCAAGTAGTAGGGGTGTTGTTGAGGATGAGTCTGTTAACAGTGGCTTGTTTGTTCGCTCTCAAGGGTCAGGGAGTGCAGGCAACCTTCAGGTAAAATCTCCTTTCATTCGCTTAGACAATGGAGGGGAAATCACTGCTGAAACTGCATCCGGTAATGGCGGTGATATTACACTCCACGGACTAGATTTATTGTTACTAAGCGGTAATAGTCGGATATCTGCTACCGCAGGCACTAATCAACAGGGTGGAAATGGCGGTAATATAACCATCGATGCGCCTGACGGTTTCATCGTCGCCAAACCAAATGAAAACAGCGACATCACCGCCAATGCCTACAATGGTAATGGGGGAACAGTCAAAATCAACGCTACTAAGATTTTTGGAATTGCGCCACTAACTGAGGAAGACCTTAAAAGGTTGCGCCCTACAGATTTAGACCCGCGTAAACTTCAGACAAATGATATTACAGCAATTTCCCAAATAAGACCTGATTTAAGCGGCATTGTAGAAATCAACACGCTCGATGTTGACCCCTATCAAGGATTAATTAACTTACCAGCCGTACCAGTCGATACTCAAGTGTCGCAAGTGTGTCAAGCGCGTACAGCACAAAATCAAAGCAGTTTTACGATCACCGGACGCGGTGGCTTACCACCCAACCCCAGAACCGAACCCCTCACTCCTGATCTAGTTCAAGTAGATAGGGTAACTGTCAATCCAAAAGGTGAAAACCACTTTAGTACAAGTGTTTCAACTCAGGCAAATAGTTCTAGTCCAGCGCCGATTGTGGAAGCGCAAGGGTGGATGATAAATGCTAAAGGTGAAGTTGTACTCACGGCTAATGCGCCTACAACCACGCTTCATAGTTCGTGGCAGAACCCAGTTAATTGCCGTAGCGATTTTTAG
- a CDS encoding two-partner secretion domain-containing protein has translation MSLRSWFGHGCHLGLPCLVILVGAIGIQGGDRTSAQVTADPSVGTQVQQIDNTTLNITGGTTVGNTNLFHSFSNFSIPSEQVVNFQNAPTINNILVRVTGRNPSDIQGTLQTQGNANFFLMNPNGIIFGQNAALNVNGSFIGTTANAIQFPGGGEFSMTSPVNPLNPLLRVNPSAFLFNQISSQPVKPIQVNEAFLFVPESQSLVLLGGDVNLEGAIVFAEDGRIELGGLAAGGTVGLNIDNNNFRLSFPENVARGDVSFTNFTTVSASGEGGGGIQIQGRRVTLADASDITVNTLDSKSGGTLGIKASESVELLQGSRLVTETTRSGTAGDLRIETGRLIVQDGSQISASTSLQSTGGGGTLFVNARDSIQLIGTSPIIEGEKSKPGGLFTVTQGAGNAGELKIETGQLIVQDGAQVAASTSKESTGEGGTVSVNARDFIQLIGTQGEIRSDLSVATKASGNAGNLNIETGQLIVQDGAQVSASTSEESTGEGGTVSVKARDSIQLIGTQGENRSGLSVETKASGNAGNLNIETGQLIVKDGAQVSASTFKDSTGEGGSIIVKTGELNVLNNADITVSSQGTNKAGDLEITARSIKLDNQGKLIGQAKSGNGGNITLNLQDLLLLGPKSQISTSAEAAGNGGNITINVPDGFIVAKPNENSDITANALSGSGGRVTIKATKIFGIAPLTTEDLKKLRPTDSNPRELQTNDITAISQTRPDLSGIVEINTLDVDPNRGLINLPAVPVDTKVAQACQARTAQNQSSFTITGRGGLPPNPRTEPLSPDAVQLDWVSLNSKGENRVNTNVSNQANSSSPAPIVEAQGWVINAKGEVVLTADAPAALPHSSWLTPASCS, from the coding sequence GTGAGTTTAAGAAGTTGGTTTGGTCACGGTTGTCACTTAGGGTTGCCCTGCTTGGTGATTCTAGTGGGTGCGATTGGAATACAAGGAGGCGATCGCACATCCGCTCAGGTCACTGCTGATCCTTCTGTGGGAACTCAAGTGCAGCAAATCGACAACACTACCTTGAATATTACAGGGGGTACAACCGTTGGCAATACAAATTTATTCCATAGTTTTAGCAACTTTAGTATTCCAAGTGAGCAGGTAGTCAATTTCCAAAACGCCCCTACCATCAACAATATTTTGGTGCGAGTTACAGGGAGAAATCCCTCTGACATCCAGGGAACGCTTCAAACTCAAGGTAATGCTAATTTCTTTTTAATGAATCCCAACGGCATCATATTTGGACAAAATGCCGCATTAAATGTTAATGGTTCATTTATTGGCACAACAGCTAATGCGATCCAGTTTCCGGGTGGTGGAGAATTTTCCATGACTTCACCCGTCAATCCGCTTAACCCCTTGTTGAGAGTGAATCCTTCTGCATTTCTATTCAATCAAATTTCATCCCAGCCTGTTAAGCCGATTCAAGTCAATGAAGCATTTCTATTCGTTCCAGAGAGTCAGAGTTTAGTGCTATTGGGAGGCGATGTGAATTTAGAAGGAGCGATCGTGTTCGCTGAAGATGGTCGAATCGAATTAGGAGGATTGGCAGCAGGGGGAACGGTAGGGTTGAACATTGATAACAACAATTTCCGCTTAAGTTTTCCTGAGAATGTAGCGCGAGGAGATGTATCTTTTACCAATTTCACTACAGTAAGTGCTAGTGGTGAAGGCGGTGGTGGTATCCAAATACAAGGCAGGCGCGTTACACTCGCGGATGCTTCAGATATTACGGTTAATACCCTAGACTCAAAATCGGGAGGAACATTAGGGATAAAGGCATCGGAGTCAGTAGAACTCTTGCAAGGAAGCCGTCTGGTGACTGAGACAACAAGGTCTGGAACTGCGGGAGACTTAAGGATTGAAACTGGGCGGTTGATTGTTCAAGATGGTTCGCAGATTTCAGCTTCCACTTCTCTACAATCTACAGGAGGGGGAGGAACTTTGTTTGTCAACGCCAGGGACTCTATCCAACTCATTGGAACCTCGCCAATTATAGAAGGTGAAAAATCTAAACCTGGTGGCTTGTTTACTGTAACCCAAGGTGCTGGAAATGCCGGAGAATTGAAGATAGAAACTGGGCAATTGATTGTTCAAGATGGAGCGCAGGTTGCAGCTTCCACTTCTAAAGAATCTACTGGAGAGGGAGGAACTGTCTCTGTCAACGCCAGGGACTTTATCCAACTTATTGGAACACAAGGTGAGATTAGAAGCGACTTATCTGTTGCGACTAAAGCTAGTGGAAATGCCGGAAACTTAAATATAGAAACTGGGCAATTGATTGTTCAAGATGGAGCGCAGGTTTCAGCTTCCACTTCTGAAGAATCTACAGGAGAGGGGGGAACTGTGTCTGTAAAAGCAAGGGACTCTATCCAACTTATTGGAACACAAGGTGAGAATAGAAGCGGCTTATCTGTTGAGACTAAAGCTAGTGGAAATGCCGGAAACTTAAATATAGAAACTGGGCAATTGATTGTTAAAGATGGAGCGCAGGTTTCAGCTTCCACTTTTAAAGATTCTACTGGAGAGGGGGGAAGTATCATAGTTAAGACTGGAGAATTAAATGTCTTAAATAACGCTGACATAACTGTGAGCAGTCAAGGCACAAATAAGGCAGGTGATTTGGAAATCACCGCTCGTTCTATTAAATTGGATAACCAAGGCAAGCTCATTGGGCAAGCTAAGTCCGGTAATGGTGGCAATATTACGCTGAATTTGCAAGACTTATTGTTACTGGGCCCTAAGAGTCAGATTTCTACCTCAGCAGAGGCTGCTGGAAATGGCGGTAATATCACGATCAATGTCCCTGACGGCTTCATCGTCGCCAAACCAAATGAAAACAGCGACATCACCGCTAATGCACTTAGTGGTAGTGGTGGGAGAGTCACAATTAAAGCTACTAAGATTTTTGGAATTGCGCCACTAACTACCGAAGACCTTAAAAAGTTGCGCCCTACGGATTCAAACCCGCGTGAACTTCAGACAAATGATATTACGGCAATTTCCCAAACAAGACCTGATTTAAGCGGCATTGTAGAAATTAACACGCTCGATGTTGACCCCAATCGAGGATTGATTAACTTACCAGCCGTACCCGTTGACACTAAAGTGGCGCAAGCCTGTCAAGCGCGTACAGCACAAAATCAAAGTAGTTTTACAATCACCGGACGCGGCGGCTTACCACCCAACCCCAGAACCGAACCCCTCAGTCCTGATGCAGTTCAACTAGATTGGGTAAGTCTCAACTCAAAGGGTGAAAACCGTGTTAATACAAATGTTTCAAATCAGGCAAATAGTTCCAGTCCAGCGCCGATTGTGGAAGCGCAAGGGTGGGTGATAAATGCTAAAGGTGAAGTTGTACTCACGGCTGATGCGCCCGCAGCTTTGCCTCATAGTTCCTGGCTTACTCCTGCTTCTTGTTCGTGA
- a CDS encoding calcium-binding protein translates to MAIIYGTSGNDYKSGTQANDQIYGYGGADTLIGGLGNDNLEGGGGNDYLTGGNGRDTNGRDTFVLNYSGGGIDRITDFSVNDDILKVTTSTISSSQYVIGTPSSLSNYEVSEDSAISSTKSTNRSLTVESSNSTSSGNIFTYNASTGALFYLNQQLAWLPTNLNWNLAVVVPSGNNTLPTTDELII, encoded by the coding sequence GTGGCAATTATTTATGGCACCTCTGGAAACGACTATAAATCTGGGACTCAAGCAAACGATCAAATATACGGCTATGGAGGGGCTGACACTCTAATAGGTGGGCTAGGTAATGATAACTTAGAGGGAGGAGGTGGTAATGACTATCTCACTGGTGGTAATGGTAGAGATACTAATGGTAGAGATACCTTCGTCCTGAATTACTCAGGTGGCGGTATTGATAGAATTACAGACTTCTCAGTTAACGACGATATTCTTAAAGTTACTACTTCTACTATTAGTTCCTCTCAGTATGTTATAGGTACACCATCATCTCTGAGCAATTATGAAGTGAGTGAAGATTCTGCTATTAGCTCTACTAAGTCTACAAATCGTTCACTAACGGTCGAATCGAGTAACTCTACCAGCAGTGGTAATATTTTTACATATAACGCAAGCACTGGTGCTCTATTTTATTTGAATCAGCAGCTAGCCTGGCTACCTACTAATCTTAATTGGAATTTAGCTGTTGTAGTCCCTTCGGGAAATAATACTCTTCCTACTACTGATGAATTAATAATCTAA
- a CDS encoding CHAT domain-containing protein, whose amino-acid sequence MATGTHTEKKGDIKGAIASYNVAYKTLQSLRGDLIAINPDVQFSFRENIEPVYRELVELLLRSPEDSNASVPFDKLDQRDASLQKANAPLSLSPQEDINQDNLKLARDVIESLQLAELDNFFRSACLNPTQELDPVVDKKDQRAAVIYPIILPDRLDVILKLPNQELRHYKTAIAQNDVENIIAQLRKNLLNVTATDRVQRQSQQIYDWLIRPAQTELVNSGIKTLVFVLDGELRNIPMAVLYDKQQKKYLLEKYAIALTPGLQLLDPKPLRQLQLNALTAGVSEKRPVEGKEFPQLQNVPRELKEIKSEVSKSEELLNQQFTETNLQNKLQTVSFTVVHLATHGEFSSDAEKTFILTWDKLVKVKEFDNLLRVSDKDSFSGIELLVLSACQTAEGDKRAALGLAGIAMRAGVRSTLATLWSIDDRSTADVMSEFYRQLKVGLNKAEAVQRAQLAVFAKEKAPYFWAPYVLVGNWL is encoded by the coding sequence ATGGCAACTGGGACGCATACTGAAAAAAAGGGAGATATTAAAGGCGCGATCGCATCCTATAATGTAGCCTACAAGACCCTTCAATCTCTGCGTGGTGATTTAATAGCTATTAATCCAGACGTTCAATTTTCCTTCCGAGAAAATATTGAGCCGGTGTATCGAGAGTTAGTTGAATTGCTGTTGCGTTCTCCCGAAGACAGCAACGCTTCTGTTCCCTTCGACAAGTTAGACCAACGAGACGCTTCTCTACAAAAGGCTAACGCTCCGCTATCGCTATCGCCACAAGAGGATATCAATCAAGACAATCTAAAGCTTGCTCGTGATGTAATTGAATCTCTGCAATTGGCAGAACTGGATAACTTCTTTCGGTCAGCCTGTTTAAATCCTACGCAGGAACTTGACCCAGTAGTTGACAAAAAAGATCAACGAGCAGCAGTGATCTATCCAATTATTTTGCCAGACCGCCTAGATGTTATCCTCAAATTGCCTAATCAAGAGTTGCGCCACTACAAAACTGCAATAGCTCAAAATGATGTGGAAAATATAATAGCACAACTGAGGAAAAACTTACTAAATGTCACCGCCACTGATCGGGTTCAGCGGCAGTCCCAACAAATATATGATTGGTTAATTCGACCTGCACAAACAGAGTTAGTCAATAGTGGGATAAAAACCTTAGTGTTTGTATTGGATGGTGAGTTGCGGAATATCCCGATGGCGGTTCTCTACGACAAACAGCAAAAGAAATATCTACTAGAGAAATATGCGATCGCCTTGACACCAGGTTTGCAACTCCTTGATCCTAAACCTTTGCGACAGTTACAGCTAAATGCTTTAACTGCCGGAGTCAGCGAAAAACGCCCAGTCGAAGGCAAAGAATTTCCCCAATTGCAAAATGTACCACGAGAATTAAAAGAAATCAAATCTGAGGTATCCAAGAGTGAAGAACTATTAAATCAACAGTTTACCGAAACAAACCTGCAAAATAAGTTGCAAACAGTTTCCTTCACGGTGGTTCACCTAGCAACTCACGGTGAATTTAGTTCTGATGCTGAAAAAACCTTTATTCTCACCTGGGATAAACTGGTTAAGGTCAAGGAATTTGATAATTTACTGCGAGTTAGCGACAAAGACAGCTTTAGTGGCATTGAATTACTCGTCCTCAGTGCCTGTCAAACTGCTGAGGGAGACAAACGAGCAGCTTTGGGACTGGCTGGGATAGCTATGCGGGCAGGAGTACGCAGTACACTAGCAACATTGTGGTCAATAGATGATCGTTCCACTGCCGATGTAATGAGTGAGTTCTATCGACAACTAAAGGTAGGGCTGAATAAAGCAGAGGCAGTTCAGCGTGCCCAATTAGCTGTTTTTGCTAAGGAAAAAGCTCCATATTTCTGGGCACCTTATGTTTTAGTAGGCAATTGGCTGTAA
- a CDS encoding calcium-binding protein yields the protein MALIRGNFENNSLPGTELSDQIYGYGGADTLTGGAGSDYLEGGAGDDYLTGDSGRDTFVLDHSGGGIDRITDFSVKGDILKINTPPIGSTNTFSTASQGDDTLIGKSGNDSSVVGVGNDILTGGKDSDALASIKSSKNAIKFPKSTTDVLLSIEASSEGMIVGAPIDESAILQGIIGGGVGLPNYCRYNVDTGALFYQDQQLAWLPPKLSFA from the coding sequence GTGGCACTTATTCGTGGCAACTTTGAAAACAACTCTCTACCTGGGACTGAACTAAGCGATCAAATATACGGCTATGGAGGGGCTGACACTCTAACAGGTGGGGCAGGTAGTGACTACTTAGAGGGAGGAGCTGGTGATGACTATCTCACTGGTGATAGTGGTAGAGATACCTTTGTCTTGGATCACTCAGGTGGCGGTATTGATAGAATTACAGACTTCTCAGTTAAGGGCGATATTCTTAAAATTAATACCCCTCCTATTGGCAGTACTAACACTTTCTCTACAGCTTCTCAAGGCGATGACACTCTGATAGGTAAATCAGGTAATGACTCTTCAGTGGTAGGAGTTGGTAATGACATTCTGACTGGTGGCAAGGATAGTGACGCCTTAGCTTCTATTAAATCTTCTAAGAATGCTATTAAATTTCCTAAGTCTACAACTGATGTTTTACTATCAATAGAAGCTTCGAGTGAGGGCATGATAGTTGGTGCTCCTATAGATGAATCTGCAATACTACAAGGAATAATTGGTGGGGGTGTGGGACTTCCTAACTATTGTAGGTATAACGTAGATACTGGTGCTCTATTTTATCAAGATCAGCAGTTAGCTTGGCTACCTCCTAAGCTTAGCTTTGCTTAA